A single genomic interval of Patescibacteria group bacterium harbors:
- a CDS encoding LCP family protein codes for MSNNSNSKKLIGFGTLIIILIFLIIAAPKLGISLKREIIIINRNANTSTINLGNIGSLLPFQIKDKDRVNFLFLGIPGQSNPAPKLTDTILIVNSTTKAENPVGISIPRDLLVKYPSANWQTKINALYREGGIETIKTVISEIIGLESNYYLVLDLEGVKKLIDKLDGIDIDVEEDIYDSAFPAQYNSYETFSLKKGLQHLDGETALKYIRTRNQPQGDFSRIKRQQQVIGALKNKILSLNFFWNFPKILGLWRILEQNSSTNIGLIDIKYAWNLIKKANLDEIKFNTIAPPLVISSTATLGGEIASVLIPKLGLNNYSEIREYINQLINNP; via the coding sequence ATGAGTAATAATAGCAATTCAAAAAAGCTAATCGGATTCGGTACTTTGATTATTATCCTGATATTTTTAATTATAGCAGCGCCTAAATTGGGAATATCTTTAAAAAGAGAGATAATCATCATCAACAGAAACGCCAATACTTCAACTATTAATCTCGGCAATATTGGTTCATTGCTTCCCTTTCAAATAAAAGACAAAGACCGTGTAAATTTTCTGTTCTTGGGAATCCCGGGCCAAAGCAATCCTGCGCCGAAACTAACCGACACGATTCTTATTGTCAACAGCACTACAAAGGCGGAAAATCCCGTCGGTATTTCAATCCCCCGAGATTTGTTAGTCAAATATCCATCTGCCAACTGGCAGACTAAAATTAATGCTTTGTATCGGGAAGGCGGAATAGAAACAATTAAAACTGTAATTTCTGAAATTATTGGTTTAGAATCGAATTATTATCTGGTTTTGGATCTAGAGGGCGTGAAAAAATTAATTGATAAATTAGATGGCATAGATATTGATGTTGAAGAAGATATTTATGACTCTGCATTTCCAGCGCAGTATAATTCATATGAAACTTTCTCGCTTAAAAAGGGATTGCAACATTTGGACGGAGAAACTGCTTTGAAATACATCAGAACCAGAAATCAGCCGCAAGGAGATTTTTCCAGAATCAAAAGACAACAGCAAGTAATAGGCGCTTTAAAAAATAAAATTCTGTCTCTGAATTTCTTCTGGAATTTCCCGAAAATTTTGGGACTTTGGAGAATTCTGGAACAAAACTCCTCAACCAACATCGGCCTGATAGATATTAAATACGCTTGGAATCTGATTAAAAAAGCCAATTTAGATGAAATTAAATTTAATACCATTGCACCTCCTCTAGTCATATCCAGCACAGCAACTTTGGGAGGAGAAATTGCTTCGGTTCTTATTCCAAAATTGGGTTTAAATAATTATTCGGAAATTAGAGAATATATTAATCAATTGATAAATAATCCATGA
- a CDS encoding ABC transporter substrate-binding protein, producing the protein MTKNTKIILGVVVLVIVILIIVFYEPTEKGAIKIGFIGPLTGDVASYGQSEKNAVKLAISEINLKGGINGKKVEVIYEDGKCNGKEAATAAQKLINIDKVKIILGGACSGETLGAAPITQAEKVILFSSFASSPDITEIGDYVFRNMVSDLDGGRDVAKMIREKTVASLVENTEYSQTLENVFEQEFQKLGGNVLVKETYNPNEKDYRTQILKIKAKNPEAIFINCQSGISGGLAAKQIREMGVEIPLYSVIVFSGDDALNAAGVAANGIIFSDAPGLSKNNLQAVEFLNNYKQKYGEPANEYIIGARYDSVYILKNAIKRCSEDTDCIKDFLYNMPEYKGIIGNYRFDKNGDVIGIHYIVKKVVDGKPIELSQ; encoded by the coding sequence ATGACAAAAAATACAAAGATCATATTAGGTGTAGTGGTTTTAGTGATAGTTATTTTAATTATCGTGTTCTATGAGCCCACAGAAAAGGGGGCGATAAAGATAGGATTTATTGGACCGTTAACTGGGGATGTTGCGTCTTATGGTCAATCAGAAAAAAATGCAGTTAAATTAGCCATCAGTGAAATAAATTTAAAAGGAGGAATTAATGGCAAGAAAGTAGAGGTCATTTATGAAGATGGGAAATGCAATGGAAAGGAAGCCGCAACAGCGGCTCAAAAATTAATAAATATTGACAAGGTGAAGATAATTCTTGGCGGAGCTTGTAGCGGAGAGACTCTTGGCGCCGCGCCTATTACGCAAGCAGAAAAAGTAATACTATTCTCTTCATTTGCCTCAAGCCCAGATATTACAGAGATAGGAGATTATGTGTTTAGAAATATGGTAAGCGATCTGGATGGTGGTAGAGATGTAGCAAAAATGATAAGAGAAAAAACAGTAGCTTCATTAGTAGAGAATACCGAGTATTCTCAAACCCTTGAAAATGTCTTTGAGCAGGAATTTCAAAAATTGGGAGGCAATGTTCTTGTAAAAGAAACCTATAATCCCAATGAAAAAGATTATCGTACCCAGATTTTAAAAATAAAAGCAAAAAATCCAGAGGCTATATTTATTAACTGTCAATCTGGTATTTCCGGAGGATTAGCAGCAAAACAAATTAGAGAGATGGGGGTAGAAATACCTCTATATAGTGTAATTGTATTTAGTGGAGATGATGCATTAAATGCTGCGGGAGTTGCAGCAAATGGAATTATTTTTTCTGATGCGCCGGGATTAAGTAAAAATAATCTTCAAGCAGTAGAATTTTTAAATAATTATAAACAAAAATATGGAGAGCCAGCTAACGAATATATTATAGGAGCAAGATATGATTCGGTTTATATATTAAAAAATGCCATAAAAAGATGTAGTGAAGATACGGACTGCATAAAGGATTTTTTGTATAATATGCCGGAATATAAGGGGATTATTGGTAATTATCGTTTTGATAAAAACGGAGATGTTATAGGTATACACTATATCGTTAAAAAAGTTGTTGACGGAAAACCGATAGAATTGAGTCAATAA
- the pth gene encoding aminoacyl-tRNA hydrolase, translating into MKTLIVGLGNPEKKYTKTRHNIGFRVIDSLDCARDKDIILLKPDTFMNNSGKAVQERLAYYKIPISNLIVIHDDIDLLFGDIRVSKNSSSAGHKGVQSIIDELKTKDFTRVRIGINPKSEARNPKSETDTTEFVLKNFSKDEEKQLKGIIKKALDEVSALLVSCS; encoded by the coding sequence ATGAAAACTTTAATTGTCGGACTTGGAAATCCAGAGAAAAAATACACAAAAACCCGACACAATATCGGGTTTAGAGTAATTGACTCCCTCGACTGCGCTCGGGACAAGGACATTATTTTATTGAAGCCTGATACTTTTATGAATAATTCCGGAAAAGCAGTCCAAGAACGCCTTGCTTATTATAAAATTCCTATCTCAAATCTAATTGTTATTCATGATGATATTGATTTATTGTTTGGTGATATTCGCGTAAGCAAAAATTCTTCATCTGCTGGCCACAAAGGCGTGCAATCAATTATTGATGAATTAAAAACAAAAGATTTTACTCGAGTTCGGATAGGAATTAATCCCAAATCCGAAGCACGAAATCCGAAATCCGAAACCGATACTACCGAATTTGTTTTAAAGAATTTTTCCAAAGACGAAGAAAAACAATTAAAAGGAATAATTAAAAAAGCGCTCGACGAAGTCAGCGCTCTCTTGGTCTCTTGTTCCTAG
- a CDS encoding phosphoribosylglycinamide formyltransferase gives MKNIAILISGNGTNLQAIIDEAKAGNINANIVAVISNKSDAFGLERAKQAGIPTHFIDHKGILREEHEQKIIDILEKNNVDLVVLAGYMRVLTPLFVNKYKYRLINIHPALLPAFPGTDGYGDTFNYGCKVGGCTVHFVDEGVDTGPIIIQKINPIKENDTLESFKERGLEIEHQALPEAVKLFCEDKLKIEGRKVKIEK, from the coding sequence ATGAAAAATATAGCAATACTAATTTCAGGCAACGGCACAAACTTGCAGGCGATTATTGATGAGGCAAAAGCAGGAAATATAAATGCAAACATTGTTGCAGTAATTTCTAATAAATCCGATGCTTTTGGCTTAGAAAGGGCAAAACAAGCTGGAATCCCAACACACTTTATTGACCATAAAGGAATTTTGCGCGAGGAACATGAACAAAAAATAATTGATATATTAGAAAAGAATAATGTTGATTTAGTGGTTTTGGCTGGATATATGCGTGTTCTAACTCCTCTTTTTGTAAATAAATACAAATACAGATTGATTAATATACATCCAGCGCTTTTACCGGCATTTCCGGGAACAGACGGCTATGGCGATACGTTTAATTACGGGTGTAAGGTTGGCGGATGCACAGTGCATTTTGTTGATGAGGGAGTTGATACTGGCCCGATAATTATCCAAAAAATAAATCCAATTAAAGAAAACGACACTTTGGAATCTTTTAAAGAGCGTGGACTTGAAATTGAACATCAGGCGCTTCCCGAAGCAGTTAAATTATTTTGTGAGGATAAGCTAAAAATTGAGGGAAGAAAGGTGAAGATTGAAAAATAA
- the lepB gene encoding signal peptidase I, whose protein sequence is MIDTTPKNKFREVVEFTWEILKIVIISLAIIIPIRYFLIQPFFVNGASMEPNFQDGDYLIVDEISYRFDAPERGDVVIFRYPLDPSQFFIKRVIGLPGESIKVEDGKIFINGKALDESEYLEDIDTVGSVEIKLAEDEYFVLGDNRQASSDSRKWGEVDKKFIIGRAWLRAWPFSRAGILNN, encoded by the coding sequence ATGATAGACACAACCCCCAAAAATAAATTCAGGGAGGTAGTGGAGTTTACTTGGGAAATACTGAAAATTGTCATTATTTCGCTGGCAATTATTATCCCCATCCGCTATTTCTTAATTCAGCCGTTTTTTGTTAATGGCGCTTCAATGGAGCCGAATTTCCAAGATGGTGATTATCTGATTGTTGATGAAATCAGTTATCGCTTTGATGCGCCGGAAAGAGGCGACGTGGTAATTTTTCGTTATCCGTTAGACCCGTCGCAATTTTTCATTAAAAGAGTAATCGGACTTCCGGGTGAAAGTATAAAAGTTGAGGACGGAAAAATTTTTATCAATGGAAAAGCTTTAGACGAATCAGAGTATTTAGAGGATATCGATACTGTTGGTAGTGTCGAGATTAAATTAGCCGAGGACGAATATTTCGTACTTGGAGATAATAGGCAGGCGAGTTCAGATTCGAGAAAATGGGGAGAAGTAGATAAAAAATTTATTATTGGCCGGGCATGGTTGAGAGCATGGCCATTCAGCCGGGCAGGTATTTTAAATAATTAA
- a CDS encoding GatB/YqeY domain-containing protein: MLKEKINQDIKQAMINKEELLLLVLRGINAVIYNKEIEKRTKLSKQEKDIKKLEKESKLTDEEIIDVISGEAKKRRESIEEFTKGDRQDLVDKETKELEIIKKYLPEQMSEDAVKKIVKKAIIDTGAAGPKDIGKLMSAVMPQVKGKTDGTVVNKIVGELLK; the protein is encoded by the coding sequence ATGTTAAAGGAAAAAATAAATCAAGATATCAAACAGGCAATGATTAATAAGGAAGAATTGCTGTTATTGGTATTACGGGGGATTAATGCCGTGATTTATAACAAAGAAATAGAAAAAAGGACAAAATTAAGCAAACAAGAAAAAGATATTAAAAAACTAGAAAAAGAAAGCAAATTAACAGATGAAGAAATAATAGACGTTATTTCCGGCGAGGCAAAAAAAAGAAGAGAGTCAATTGAAGAATTTACAAAAGGGGATAGGCAGGATTTAGTGGATAAAGAAACAAAAGAACTAGAAATTATAAAAAAGTATCTACCAGAACAGATGTCAGAAGATGCAGTAAAGAAAATTGTTAAAAAAGCAATTATAGATACTGGTGCAGCCGGACCAAAGGATATTGGCAAATTAATGTCAGCAGTGATGCCGCAGGTTAAAGGCAAGACAGATGGCACCGTAGTAAATAAAATTGTCGGGGAATTATTAAAATAA
- the hisS gene encoding histidine--tRNA ligase, whose protein sequence is MQKKKKRGRPSKPRKPKIPKIKIQAPRGTHDILPEEQKYWEKIYAIVSQVLSSYGFKRIDIPVFEDARLYLRGTGQTTDIVQKEMYTFKKGDNELYALRPEFTPGIVRAYIEHGMKNLPQPVKLYTTGMLFRHDKPQAGRFRQFHQINWEILGDESAVSDVRIIQVFISILKKLNLKRYALYVNSIGCSICVPKYRKTLVNYYRQNLKSVCSDCQRRYKENPLRMLDCKNEKCRKLIVKAPQILDYLCDDCHKHFKEVLEFLDDLEIPYQLNPQLVRGIDYYTRTVFEFYEENKESSQGALMGGGRYDNLVEMFKGKPTPGVGAAAGIERLINVIKKQDVKLIEKEKPKVFLIQLGDMGKKKCLKLFEEFQDKGIKIGEAFSKPSLKSQLKVADKEGVEWALIMGQREALEDMIIIKDMKTGAQETIRLDKAINEIKKRLGK, encoded by the coding sequence ATGCAGAAAAAAAAGAAACGTGGGCGACCAAGTAAGCCCCGAAAACCGAAAATTCCAAAAATAAAAATCCAGGCGCCGAGAGGCACGCATGATATTCTGCCCGAAGAGCAGAAATATTGGGAAAAAATTTATGCAATTGTATCCCAGGTTTTATCAAGCTACGGGTTTAAAAGGATTGATATCCCGGTTTTTGAGGATGCGCGTTTATATTTAAGAGGCACTGGACAGACAACAGATATTGTTCAGAAAGAAATGTATACTTTTAAAAAGGGAGATAACGAACTTTATGCATTAAGACCTGAATTTACTCCGGGTATAGTCAGAGCATATATTGAACATGGGATGAAAAATTTGCCTCAGCCAGTAAAACTCTATACAACCGGCATGCTTTTCCGTCACGACAAGCCACAAGCCGGACGTTTCAGACAATTTCATCAAATTAATTGGGAAATACTCGGCGACGAAAGCGCGGTAAGCGATGTACGAATTATTCAGGTCTTTATCAGTATTTTGAAAAAATTAAATTTGAAGAGATATGCATTATATGTAAACAGCATCGGCTGTTCAATCTGTGTTCCTAAATACAGAAAAACGCTGGTTAATTATTACCGTCAGAATTTAAAAAGTGTTTGCTCGGACTGCCAGAGGAGATATAAAGAAAATCCTTTAAGGATGCTTGATTGTAAAAACGAAAAGTGCCGCAAATTGATTGTTAAAGCGCCGCAAATACTGGACTATCTTTGCGATGACTGCCATAAGCATTTCAAGGAAGTTTTAGAATTTCTTGATGATTTAGAGATTCCGTACCAGCTGAATCCTCAATTAGTGAGAGGGATAGATTATTATACCAGGACTGTTTTTGAATTTTATGAAGAAAACAAGGAATCTTCGCAAGGAGCGTTAATGGGCGGAGGAAGATATGATAATCTGGTTGAAATGTTCAAAGGAAAGCCGACTCCCGGAGTAGGCGCGGCAGCAGGCATAGAAAGATTGATTAATGTTATTAAAAAACAAGATGTAAAGCTTATTGAAAAAGAAAAGCCGAAAGTATTTTTAATCCAATTGGGAGATATGGGAAAGAAAAAATGCCTGAAATTATTCGAAGAATTTCAGGACAAGGGAATAAAAATCGGCGAGGCATTCAGCAAGCCAAGCCTCAAATCACAATTAAAGGTCGCGGATAAAGAAGGCGTAGAATGGGCGTTGATTATGGGCCAGAGAGAAGCGTTGGAAGATATGATTATTATTAAAGATATGAAAACAGGCGCCCAAGAAACAATAAGACTAGATAAAGCAATCAATGAAATTAAAAAAAGATTAGGCAAGTAA
- a CDS encoding ABC transporter substrate-binding protein — protein sequence MKKIWIPIIVVIIIIIAVAVFYKPASKGTIKIGFIGPLTGKAAALGERAKNGFLLASEELKGKGINLEVIIEDDVCLGENAVSAYRKIVDINGAKIIVGPVCSTGALAVAPLAEQEKSIIISTGSAAPSLSYAGDYVFRNHPDVKQELTVLFSYLKENYDYKNVAMVFMKDNDFSVEGEKFFRETLSSNLGMSEIIAEGVLSESDYRTVIEKLKKQENKIDVIMVDLLIDSDLNFLKQAKELGLTKPIVANKVVNNPDFLNNAGELSEGIIFTEVDFDPSINQGFWDRYKIKYGEDPNVFAAQSYESLMLLFDIIENKCKSIKIDCVKDELYKVKNWQGVTGLLSVDKNGDFIKNIAVKIIKGGKVIKLK from the coding sequence ATGAAAAAAATTTGGATTCCGATTATAGTTGTCATAATAATTATCATCGCAGTCGCTGTATTTTATAAACCCGCATCAAAAGGGACGATAAAGATTGGATTTATTGGTCCACTGACTGGGAAAGCTGCTGCTTTGGGTGAGAGAGCAAAAAATGGTTTTTTGTTGGCATCAGAAGAACTTAAGGGGAAAGGTATTAATTTAGAAGTGATTATTGAAGATGATGTTTGTTTGGGAGAAAATGCTGTAAGTGCTTATAGAAAAATTGTAGATATAAATGGTGCAAAAATAATTGTTGGCCCGGTATGCTCAACCGGTGCTTTGGCAGTTGCACCGTTAGCAGAGCAAGAGAAATCAATTATTATATCAACGGGATCCGCGGCCCCTTCGTTAAGTTATGCCGGAGATTATGTTTTTAGAAATCATCCAGATGTAAAACAAGAATTAACTGTGCTTTTTAGTTATTTAAAAGAAAATTATGATTATAAAAACGTAGCCATGGTATTTATGAAAGATAATGACTTCTCTGTTGAGGGTGAAAAATTTTTTAGAGAAACCCTATCTTCAAATTTAGGCATGTCCGAAATTATTGCCGAAGGAGTGCTTTCTGAATCGGATTACAGGACTGTTATAGAAAAATTAAAAAAGCAAGAAAATAAAATTGATGTTATAATGGTCGATTTACTAATAGACAGTGATTTAAATTTTTTGAAACAGGCCAAGGAGTTGGGTTTAACGAAACCGATAGTGGCAAATAAAGTAGTTAATAATCCTGATTTTTTAAATAATGCAGGAGAACTTAGTGAGGGAATTATTTTTACTGAAGTAGATTTTGACCCCTCAATTAATCAGGGATTTTGGGATAGATATAAGATAAAATATGGAGAGGACCCAAATGTTTTTGCTGCCCAGAGCTATGAAAGTTTAATGTTGTTATTTGATATTATAGAAAATAAATGCAAATCTATAAAAATAGATTGCGTAAAAGATGAATTATATAAGGTAAAAAACTGGCAGGGTGTTACGGGACTATTAAGCGTTGATAAAAATGGAGATTTTATAAAAAATATAGCTGTCAAAATAATAAAAGGTGGAAAAGTTATAAAGTTAAAATAA
- a CDS encoding ABC transporter ATP-binding protein, which yields MLKIQNLKSGYDGMEVLHDVDLEVKTGEIVAIIGPNGSGKSTLLKSIFNLCEIYSGKIIFKDKDITKLPTHYLIHEGVNYVPQGRQVFATLTIKENLEMGAYIMEDHQLLNRNIEDVFNKFPFLKNRQADYAMNLSGGQQQMLAIGRALIQDPELLLLDEPSLGLSPKAMKEVFDKIVEINKEGIAIIIVEQNAKQAAEIANRIYVLEDGKIALTGGKEILNNDRIKNIYFGG from the coding sequence ATGTTAAAAATCCAAAATCTAAAATCTGGATATGACGGAATGGAGGTGTTGCATGATGTTGATTTGGAAGTGAAAACCGGAGAAATTGTGGCCATTATCGGGCCCAATGGTTCGGGAAAGTCAACTCTTTTAAAGAGCATATTTAACTTATGCGAAATTTATTCAGGCAAGATTATTTTTAAGGACAAAGACATTACTAAGCTTCCAACTCATTATTTAATTCACGAAGGCGTTAATTATGTGCCCCAAGGCAGGCAGGTTTTTGCCACTTTAACGATTAAAGAAAATCTGGAAATGGGCGCTTATATTATGGAAGACCATCAATTACTGAACAGAAACATAGAAGATGTTTTTAATAAATTTCCATTTTTAAAAAACAGGCAAGCCGATTATGCTATGAATTTATCCGGAGGTCAGCAACAGATGTTGGCAATTGGCCGTGCGTTGATTCAGGACCCGGAATTGCTTTTACTAGATGAACCGTCATTGGGTTTATCGCCCAAGGCAATGAAAGAGGTTTTTGATAAAATTGTTGAAATAAACAAGGAAGGAATCGCCATAATTATTGTTGAGCAAAATGCCAAGCAAGCAGCAGAAATCGCTAATAGAATTTATGTTTTAGAGGACGGCAAAATTGCTTTAACTGGTGGCAAAGAGATTTTAAACAATGATAGAATAAAAAATATTTATTTTGGAGGATAA
- the dprA gene encoding DNA-processing protein DprA produces MDIKKITIENKEYPAVLKEIHNPPKELYIKGEIINQDKVAVAIVGTRRYSQYGKQACLDIAGKLAKLGITIVSGLAKGIDTFAHQAALENNGRTIAVLGSGMDRKSFSPSCNYELSEKIAEHGAVISEYPEGTMGAVYTFPQRNRIVSGLSLGVVVIDAPEKSGALITASLALEQNREVFAVPGNIYENNSQGTNQLIKMGAKLVTRVEDILEELNLSHLLENTEKKKIKPENKEEEIILSILSLQPIHIDEIIKLSKLSTSAVNSTLTILELKEVVRNLGKNNYIIK; encoded by the coding sequence ATGGATATTAAAAAAATAACTATAGAGAATAAAGAGTATCCTGCTGTTCTGAAAGAAATCCACAATCCCCCGAAAGAACTCTATATTAAAGGAGAAATCATCAATCAGGATAAAGTAGCAGTGGCGATTGTCGGAACAAGAAGATATTCCCAATACGGAAAACAGGCCTGTCTTGACATTGCTGGGAAATTAGCTAAACTTGGGATTACAATTGTTTCCGGACTGGCAAAAGGCATTGATACATTCGCGCACCAGGCGGCTCTGGAAAATAACGGCAGGACAATCGCGGTTTTGGGAAGCGGAATGGATAGAAAAAGTTTTTCTCCTTCATGCAATTATGAATTAAGTGAAAAGATTGCCGAGCACGGCGCAGTAATTAGTGAATATCCAGAAGGAACAATGGGCGCAGTCTATACTTTTCCTCAAAGAAACAGGATTGTCAGTGGATTGAGTTTGGGCGTAGTGGTAATTGATGCGCCGGAAAAAAGCGGAGCGCTGATTACGGCCTCTCTTGCATTGGAACAGAATCGCGAAGTATTCGCTGTGCCGGGAAATATTTACGAAAACAATTCTCAAGGTACGAACCAATTAATTAAAATGGGGGCAAAACTAGTTACCCGCGTCGAAGATATTTTAGAAGAACTGAATCTCTCGCATTTATTAGAAAACACGGAAAAGAAAAAAATAAAACCAGAGAATAAAGAGGAAGAAATTATCCTTTCCATACTTTCTCTCCAGCCGATACATATTGATGAAATAATAAAACTCAGCAAATTATCAACTTCCGCAGTCAATTCTACATTAACAATTCTGGAGTTGAAAGAAGTAGTAAGAAATTTGGGCAAAAATAATTATATAATAAAATGA
- the topA gene encoding type I DNA topoisomerase, with the protein MNLIIVESPTKAKTIKQFLGKGFEVESSFGHMRDLPQKELAIDVENNFEPNYVIIPKAKKVVAALKEKAKKSQEVILATDEDREGEAIAWHLTQALKLKNPKRIVFHEITKTAIEEALKNPRNINMNLVDAQQARRILDRLVGYKLSPLLWKKVARGLSAGRVQSIVVRLIVEREKEIQDFKIEEYWEISGDFKTPRNENFSAKLQKIDNKVIDKLEIKSRKEAEALLEILSKKDYYIADIVKKEITRNPLPPFTTSTLQQEANRKLGFSAKQTMITAQQLYEMGFITYMRTDSLNLSQKFISEAANYIKTNLGNNYLETRNFKTKNKTAQEAHEAVRPTEINRTPEQLKNTSNKTHFKLYQLIWQRAISSQMSSAKIDATSVDINNKDDKYTFKINGQIIKFDGFLKFYPTSAKEEILPEMKKGEDVNCIKLNPMQKFTQPPARYSDATLVKTLEEKGIGRPSTYAPTISTVIERGYAMRTENKRLKPTDIAFVVNNLLMEHFSNIVDYDFTAKMENDLDEIADGKQQWQETLKTFYKPFSQNLEIKQKELNKKEITEEKTDKICEKCGKPMIIKIGKFGKFLACSNYPTCKNTKKLDINGEEIIKEKPQILDEKCPECGANLVIRHGRYGSFKGCSKYPTCKYIKKEEQKDLNLKCPKCETGLPAGRQGKITIKRSRKGIFYGCDQYPKCDFAFWGKPLPGKQAGTYEKCPNCGFPLVKTQKDKVKCSNKDCDFIK; encoded by the coding sequence ATGAACCTAATTATCGTGGAGTCGCCGACCAAGGCGAAAACAATCAAACAATTTTTAGGCAAAGGATTCGAAGTCGAATCTTCTTTTGGGCATATGCGCGACTTGCCACAAAAAGAACTGGCTATTGATGTTGAAAATAATTTTGAGCCGAATTATGTAATCATACCCAAAGCGAAAAAAGTCGTCGCAGCGCTAAAAGAAAAAGCCAAAAAATCTCAAGAAGTAATACTCGCTACTGATGAAGACCGCGAAGGAGAAGCAATTGCCTGGCATTTAACCCAGGCCCTTAAATTGAAAAACCCGAAAAGAATTGTTTTCCACGAAATCACCAAAACCGCAATTGAAGAAGCCCTGAAGAATCCCCGCAACATTAATATGAATCTGGTTGATGCCCAGCAAGCAAGAAGGATTTTGGACAGATTGGTGGGCTATAAACTTTCTCCACTTTTATGGAAAAAAGTGGCTAGGGGTTTGTCTGCAGGCAGAGTTCAGTCCATCGTGGTGCGTTTAATTGTAGAAAGAGAAAAAGAAATTCAGGATTTTAAAATTGAAGAATACTGGGAAATTTCCGGTGATTTTAAAACTCCAAGAAATGAAAATTTTTCAGCCAAATTGCAAAAAATAGATAATAAAGTAATAGATAAACTAGAAATTAAATCCCGAAAAGAGGCTGAAGCACTTTTAGAAATTTTGTCCAAAAAAGATTATTATATTGCCGATATAGTCAAAAAAGAAATCACGCGCAATCCCCTACCTCCATTTACAACTTCTACTTTGCAGCAGGAAGCAAACCGCAAATTGGGATTTTCTGCAAAACAAACCATGATAACTGCCCAGCAATTATATGAAATGGGGTTCATTACCTACATGAGAACCGATTCTCTGAATTTATCGCAGAAATTCATCAGCGAAGCGGCGAATTACATTAAAACCAATTTGGGCAATAATTATCTGGAAACTAGGAATTTTAAAACCAAAAATAAAACTGCCCAAGAAGCTCACGAAGCAGTCAGGCCCACTGAAATTAACAGGACTCCGGAACAGTTAAAAAACACTTCAAATAAAACCCATTTTAAACTTTACCAATTGATATGGCAGAGGGCAATTTCCAGCCAGATGAGTTCGGCTAAAATCGATGCTACCTCAGTTGATATTAACAACAAAGACGACAAATATACCTTTAAAATAAACGGGCAGATTATAAAATTCGACGGATTTTTGAAATTTTATCCTACTTCTGCCAAAGAAGAAATCCTGCCTGAAATGAAAAAAGGAGAAGACGTAAATTGCATTAAACTAAATCCAATGCAAAAATTTACCCAGCCACCAGCACGTTATTCTGACGCTACTTTGGTAAAAACACTGGAAGAAAAAGGCATTGGCCGTCCATCAACTTATGCGCCCACTATTTCTACGGTTATTGAACGCGGATACGCTATGAGAACCGAAAACAAACGCTTAAAACCAACTGACATTGCTTTTGTTGTTAATAATCTTCTAATGGAACATTTTTCCAATATAGTTGATTATGACTTTACTGCTAAAATGGAAAATGATTTGGATGAAATTGCCGATGGCAAACAGCAATGGCAAGAAACTTTAAAAACTTTTTATAAACCCTTTAGCCAAAATCTGGAAATAAAACAAAAAGAATTGAACAAGAAAGAAATCACCGAAGAGAAAACGGATAAAATATGCGAGAAGTGCGGAAAACCGATGATAATCAAAATCGGAAAGTTTGGAAAGTTCCTGGCTTGCTCCAATTATCCGACTTGCAAAAATACCAAAAAACTGGATATTAATGGCGAGGAAATCATAAAAGAAAAACCACAGATATTGGATGAAAAATGCCCGGAGTGCGGGGCAAATCTAGTTATACGGCATGGGAGATATGGTTCGTTTAAGGGTTGTTCCAAATATCCTACATGCAAATACATTAAAAAAGAAGAACAAAAAGATTTGAATCTTAAATGCCCAAAATGCGAGACAGGCCTGCCTGCCGGTAGGCAAGGAAAGATAACCATAAAAAGAAGCAGAAAAGGAATATTTTACGGTTGCGACCAATATCCTAAATGCGATTTTGCTTTTTGGGGCAAACCCTTACCCGGAAAGCAGGCAGGTACTTACGAAAAATGCCCGAATTGCGGTTTCCCGCTTGTCAAAACACAAAAAGATAAGGTAAAATGCAGTAATAAAGATTGCGATTTTATAAAATAG